In Pan troglodytes isolate AG18354 chromosome 5, NHGRI_mPanTro3-v2.0_pri, whole genome shotgun sequence, the sequence ACCATTTGTTTGACAAGATCCATGTGTGGATGAAATGTTAGGAAAAggaggcccagtgcagtggctcacgcctgtaatcccagtagcttaggaggttgaagcaggaggatggcttgagtctagaagtttgagactagcctggacaacacagtgaggctCTCTCtgtatgaaaaaattagctgagcatggtggcttgtgcctgtattcctagctactcaggaggctgagtcaggaggatcacttgagcctaggagtttgtggCCGCAATAAGCTAtgtatgatagcaccactgcactccagcctgggatacagggcaagacctggtctctgaaggaaaaaaaaaagggtacgGGGAAAGGATAGTTATTAATATGACAGCTCTGATAATTGGATTGCCTTGTAGGGGTTTACAAGACTTGGAAATAggctttttagaagaaaaatgtttagaTAATGAGTTCGAGGTATGAAAGGAATTTGAATATTCCAGGAGAATATGGCATAAGGAAACCAATAAAAATATGGATGAAGAGAGTAAAGATGAATGAGAAGAATTATGCCTATAATAAGTACTAGTTTTTAATAGAATGGTAGTATACATCAGAAGAAGAAGCAACTGATGTTTTGTAAGCATTATGGAAGATTATTATTTCTGTATGAATTATGGGTCATTGAATGTTAAGTACTGATGATAAAATTGAGGCCTAGAGAAGTTAATtgacttgctgaaggtcacagtAACATTTGGACTCATTTTGAATTGCCTTTaagacaggaagaagagaaatagatGGTAGGATTTTTATTAGGCAAAATTAGGAAAGGTTGACTGGATAGAAATAAAGcagctctttaaaaatattgtacatTAAAGAGCAGGATTTGTGACACTCATATCTGATTaggttaaaaattaaatcaaggatTAGTTAAAATAAACTGCTAAAGTTAAATATCAAGACAAATAACTATATATCATGTTGGTAATATAACCACAGGTGGAACACATTATCCTTGTAACCCTCTGGGATACATGGTAAAAATTAAAGTAACTGCGAAGAAATCCCAAACTTTATTACATTTGTTGTTTGAACTTTATTATATTTGTTGACAGTGATATTAgtgtaattttgaaaaaaaaaatgttgtgtatattttaGGACTGAGCAAATGAATAACATGTTGAAGTATTACATTTCCTAGCACTGCCCCTAAACAGATAGAAACAAACTACACCTCTGTAGAAAGGAGCACACCGTGTATCCAGTTCTTGGTTTGTAAACACTATTCTTCACCAAAGTTCCATGGAGAAATTGCTGATTCCAGGTCAGGGGCAGGGAAACTTTGGGTGATCATGGATTATCTTTTGACAGAAAATAAGGAAGTACTCAAAAACGGGTGGACATGTTGAAAGAACACATGTCATCTTGGAAGGATTCTCACAGACTACAGTTGGgaaaatttgagcatcaaaatgaATAACGTCAAGAATGGATTATAATACATTGAATAAAAAAGGACATATActgataaattttcttttaaattggggtaggaaaagtttttatttacagaataatgCTAACTACTACGTGTAGAAGGAATtacataagtgaaaaaaaattggttttccATCCACCGTAGAAGTAATAGATATAAGCCAGAAACATCAATCATCAATGGAATTAAACTTAGGTAAAAAGTTGTTGGAGGACAGGGTATTGACACAGTCTCAAATATTTTGCTCTACAGATCATTAGTTAATTACTAAGGGAAAAAGTTATCTTTACAAGGCAGAAATCTGATAGCATCTTAATCAAATGATCAAATTTAACATCTCCAGTATCATGACAAATTGGCGTGTGCTTCTTGATGACACACTGAGGATACATACTTATACAGTATTCTTATACTATACTTATATagtattcctgccaaaaatgttTAGTTTGAATCTAATCatggagacagaaataaaaaattaaggacaGTGTACAAAATAATTGATCTGGACTTTGTAAAAATGTCAGTGTTACATAAAAAGACACGACCTCACAAAACAAATGTATTGCAAAAATCTTTAATAATCTAGGTGGAAGATATATACGTATTGTACTTTTGTTGTCATTCTTCTGAAGGATTGAAATCTTGGAAATGTTGGGGAAAATAGaataatattgattttattttttaactttaatcttttaaaaatgagtattaCTAAACAATATGGGGGTACTAAGGTTggaaatttttttgaaacaaattacTGGGTTTTGACAgcaatgatttttaaagttatatgtaaaatattattttagaaaatccaTCCTCTCAGTATTGGAAGGAAGTGGCAGAAAAACGGAGAAAGGCGCTGTATGAAGCACttaaggaaaatgagaaagtatGTATTGAGTATAATttgtaccatttttaaaaattccaggaTTGTTTTGCTGCTTAGCATATTTTATTAGAGCAATATGAGCTAGCTTTAGTATTGGCTTAAGAAAAGTTTAAGTAAAAAGGCAGCTCTTGACAATTATACAAAATGAATCCTGTTGTGTTGAGAGTCAATTCTATGCTGCATGTCCTCCATGTTATATACTTGGAGGTATGTAATTTGATTTATAGCATAGCAAATCTATAGAATACTGAACTTTATTTATGTAATACAGCTTCATAAAGAAATTGAACAAAAGGACAATGAAATTGCCCGCCtgaaaaaggagaataaagaatTGGCAGAAGTAGCAGAACATGTACAGTATATGGCAGAGCTAATAGAGGTAGGTAATTTAATAGTTACCTGGttcaaatttatgtatttttctataaagTTGAGGTAGTATAGTGTGATCACTTTGAAGTGTTAGGGCTCTGGAATCAGATTTCCTGGATTTAAGACTTAACTTCCTTCCTAACACCATTAAGTTTGCTGGGTGGAGTGGGTTTATCCAGTCAGGGCTTCATCttcctcatccacaaaatgaGAGTAATGATGCCTACCTTATAGacttgttatgagaattaaatgagttacaaTAGATGGACAATTGCAAGGAGTACTTGCACAGAGTGAAagttcagtaacttcattgtTATGAAGCAAAAGAccatattttttggtagagttaTTAAAAGGAATTATCCATGGAAAATATGTATAGCAAATTATTTCATAGTTGACACATTTTagatagttttaattttaataccaGCTTGACATTACTGTCATTTATAAAATTGATAATTTGTACAATAAATgagttttgtggttttatctgactttaaaacattttgtaagTAGCTAATATGTTTGTAAGAATTAGCCTGGTGTTGCTTTATCAGACTTGACCTTAAAAAggttttaagatttatttattcatgtttgCAAAAAGTTTTTCTTGCTGATAGGAAGAAAGTTTTTCAAATCAAAACTTCATGTAACTGAATTGTGACCTTACATTTGAGATCCATGATAGAATTAATGTTTGAAGTTTTCATTTGGAGATACTGTGGTAGCTGTCTTAACTGCCTTAAAAGTATTAGTCCACAGCTGATTGGAAGTGTAGAACACCTAGTTGTCCTTGCAGCTGATTGGGGAAGTACCTGTTTATACTCTGAAATAATttcagtgcttttaaaaaaaaaagacaaattattaaACACTTTGACTTTGCTGACTATGATCTAGCATGGTAGAGACTTTGATATAATACTgtttataaatgaatttattgAGGGGCAAGATGAAAAAATCTCATAGCTATATCAGTATGCTATACGGGTCAGCTATATCAGTATGCTGATCAGCTTaggttttaacatttttacaataaattattgGTTTATTCTTTAAAAGAGACTGAATGGTGAACCTCTGGATAATTTTGAATCACTGGATAATCAGGAATTTGATTCTGAAGAAGAAACTGTTGAGGATTCTCTAGTGGAAGACTCAGAAATTGGCACATGTGCTGAAGGAATTGTATCTTCCTCTACGGATGCAAAGCCATGTATATGAAATGCATTAATATTTGACTGTTGAGAATTTTACTGCCGAAGTTTACCTCCACTAGTTCTTTGTAGCAGAGTACATAACTACATAATGCCAACTCTGGAATCAAATTTCCTTGTTTGAATCCTGGGACCCTATTGCATTAAAGTACAAATACTATGTATTTTTAATCTATGATGGTTTATGTGAATAGGATTTTCTCAGTTGTCAGCCATGACTTATGTTTATTACTAAATAAACTTCAAACTCCTGTTGAACATTGTGTATAACTTAGAATAATGAAGTATAAGGAGTATGTGTAGAAAATTTGTCTGTTTCTATGCTTTTATGTTgttctctttccattcttttgctaACTACCTTGGAGGAGACAAGGAGAAAACGAACTTAAAGTATTTAGACTGAGATAGCTGAGGTTTTAACTCCCAAACTTTGTTGTACCTCAAGCTCATTGTAGACACTATTGATATTAACAAGTTGTTTTTGGAATGGAGCATGAGAATCTATTTTCCAAAAGCTTTTCAAGTGAATGTGATTAGACAGTGAGAGGCCCAACTGGCTAGCAGGATCAGACTCTTCTTGGAAGCTTAAAATgatggatgatggtgataatCCTCAAGAAACAAAGTGAGGAGTGGGTAGAAGTTTGACGGAAAAAATCAGGAATAGCTGAAAATTATGGAGCTTTTCTATTTCACATATTGGTATAGTGCAAAGTATGTAAATATTGAAGAATAAGAGTAGGGTCAGATTCATTAGGGATTTCCCATATATACTAAGTTTTGAAGGAGGAAAAGTACAAACTAGGGGTATGTAGCATTGGAATTGAAAAAGTTCTGTGAGAGGCATACAAGTAGTTTTGTATAAATTGGCAATAAAGAGCAAtgtcatgcttttattttttttcctttgagacggagtcttgctcttgttgcccaggctggagtgcaatggcatgatcttggctcactgcaacctctgcctccctggttccagtgattctgcctcagcctcctgagtagctgcgattacaggtgcctgccaccacacctggctagtttttgtatttttagtagagccggggtttcaccatgttggccaggctggtctcgaactcctgaccccaagtgatccgcccacctcagcctcccaaagtgctgggatgacaggtgtgaggcaccacgcctggcctcaagcttTTGAAAGGATTGTTTTAGGTAAGTATCCTTACAGAACcttaattttctctctctgtcacccaggcgggagtgcaggggtgcaatctcagctcacttcagcctccacctgATGGGcgcaagtgatcttcccacttcagcctcccaagtagctgagactacaggtgcgtgccaccacacctggctaattttttatatagacggggtttcgccatgttgcccaggctggtcttgaattcctggcatcaagcgatccgcctgcttcggcctccagagtgttgggattacaggcgtgagccaccgtgcctggccttaattttctttaatactGAGATAAAGCCTACCTCATAGTGTTATCGTGAAGATTAAAACCTTTAGTGTCTAGGCTAAGTGTCTTAAAAATGGAAGCTATTATTAATCTATAACAACATTGTCCAGCAGAACTTATTGGGATGATGAGAATATCTGCTGTACAGTATGGTAGCCATTTCTGTGTGGCTGTTTAGCACTTGAAGTGTGGCTAGTCTGAATgaggtatggacattttaatttaAGTCACTACAAGAAGCTAGTGGCAATTACGTTAGTGTGGCTCTGTGTGTTTCAGGTGTGGATCACTAGCCTAAAGATAGAATTAAAGAATaggtaaattaattttaaaggaatTGAAGAATATTCTGGATTAGAGCATGAGGAGACTCAGTTGAGAGGCCTTTAGCAtggttaagaaagaaaataggtaaGTAGAATAGGGACTTGACAAATAGAaagtatttttgtaaaaatgcCAGAATTTGATGGTGGGGAGCAAAAGGAGAGGGAATTGAAGGGGATTAAAAAACTAAGGTAgtagctaaaaccataaaacttctaGATTATATAGAAAAGTTCTTAGTGACTTTGGGTTTGGCAGAGAGTTCTCAAATAGGACACAAAAAAGCATCAACTTCAAATTAaacattgtaaattttaaaaactttttgaaagacaagcaaatgaaaaggcaAGAACAGACTGGGGGAACATATTTGCAGAACATAGCCAACAAAGGATTTGTATCTATAAAGAACTAGGGTATGTATGAGATGGAAACTAAGtgcatgaaaagatgcccaacattagtcattaaggaagtGCAAATTAAATGACAACCAGATACTGCTACATACCTTTCAGAATTGttttaagtttgaaaaataaaaacaactccatcaagtGTTAAGGATGTGAAACATCTGAAACCCTCCtgcagtggtggtggcagtgcTAAATGCTACAACTGCTGTGGAAAAGCTGAACAATTCCTTAAAAgttatacatacacattttatatgac encodes:
- the GMNN gene encoding geminin, which produces MNPSMKQKQEEIKENIKNSSVPRRTLKMIQPSASGSLVGRENELSAGLSKRKHRNDQLTSTTSSPGVIVPESSENKNLGGVTQESFDLMIKENPSSQYWKEVAEKRRKALYEALKENEKLHKEIEQKDNEIARLKKENKELAEVAEHVQYMAELIERLNGEPLDNFESLDNQEFDSEEETVEDSLVEDSEIGTCAEGIVSSSTDAKPCI